The proteins below come from a single Rhizobium tropici CIAT 899 genomic window:
- a CDS encoding RidA family protein, which translates to MSIKRIDVGARMSGAVIHGNTVYLAGQVGEGESVTDQCKSALAEVDRLLAAAGSNKSKILQTLIYLSDISYFAEMNAAWEAWVDPANTPARATSEAKLAAPKYKVEFIVTAAL; encoded by the coding sequence ATGAGCATCAAGCGTATCGACGTTGGCGCCCGCATGAGCGGCGCTGTCATCCACGGTAACACCGTCTATCTCGCCGGCCAGGTTGGCGAAGGCGAAAGCGTCACCGATCAGTGCAAGTCGGCACTGGCTGAAGTCGACCGCCTGCTCGCTGCAGCCGGCTCCAACAAGTCGAAGATCCTGCAGACGCTCATCTACCTCTCGGACATCTCCTACTTCGCCGAAATGAACGCCGCCTGGGAAGCCTGGGTCGATCCGGCCAACACGCCGGCCCGTGCGACCAGCGAAGCCAAGCTCGCAGCGCCGAAGTACAAGGTCGAATTCATCGTGACGGCAGCGCTCTAA
- a CDS encoding TIGR01244 family sulfur transferase, which produces MDIRPIDDDYSVSGQITVEDLDQIKALGFKSIVCHRPDGESPDQTPFGVIEARAKELGLEITQVPVGPMGVTEEAVQGMVDALDEFPRPMLGYCRSGARSTAIYQKTHHIRG; this is translated from the coding sequence ATGGATATCCGCCCGATCGACGATGACTACTCGGTGTCCGGCCAGATCACCGTAGAGGATCTCGACCAGATCAAGGCCCTGGGTTTCAAGTCCATCGTCTGCCATCGCCCCGATGGCGAAAGCCCGGATCAGACGCCGTTCGGTGTCATCGAAGCCCGCGCCAAGGAACTCGGTCTGGAGATCACCCAGGTGCCTGTCGGCCCGATGGGCGTGACTGAAGAGGCCGTGCAGGGCATGGTTGATGCGCTGGACGAGTTTCCTCGGCCGATGCTCGGCTATTGCCGCTCCGGCGCGCGTTCGACCGCGATCTATCAGAAGACACATCACATTCGCGGCTGA